A genomic region of Marinitoga sp. 1197 contains the following coding sequences:
- a CDS encoding AAA family ATPase, producing the protein MRKKIPYGEQNFERVIMQNYYYIDRTQYIEKLESLNEKNIVFLRPRKFGKTLFLDTLSKYYDINYAEKFEELFKDLYIGKNPTPLKNSYYILKMNFSGIQTENKEKLISSFKNNVISSLDDFNTRYEIKLKIEKEYTEPADIIRAFLTDAKEKLNKPIYLLIDEYDHFANELLSFNLDLFKDSVIKHGFVRKFYEEIKKGTETIIERLFMTGVSPIMLDSLTSGFNVTMNITLAPEFNEMLGFKEEEVKELLEYYDIYSEKLLKEMQENYNGYRFNKEVKAKVYNPDMVFYFIIQYGRTKKPPEKIIDDNIMSDYKKVQNLFSLGELLGVKIDKEETQEEREKTTSKKIIGQLLNEILLTGKTELTELTTMFNPGKRIEIKDIKSLLFYLGFMTFEKKGIITYLKIPNYSMKKIFSEYFTEYIEEKLTEYIDPEPIEIAVRKILSDGEIKSFAKEIENLLSKMDNRIFMGLDEKYIKAIMYS; encoded by the coding sequence ATGAGAAAAAAAATACCATATGGAGAACAAAACTTTGAAAGAGTAATAATGCAGAATTATTATTACATAGATAGAACACAATATATAGAAAAATTAGAATCATTAAATGAAAAAAATATAGTGTTTTTAAGGCCAAGAAAATTTGGAAAAACATTGTTTTTAGATACACTTTCAAAGTATTATGATATCAATTATGCAGAGAAATTTGAAGAATTATTTAAAGACTTATACATAGGAAAAAATCCAACACCATTAAAAAACAGTTATTATATTTTAAAAATGAATTTTTCTGGAATACAAACAGAAAATAAAGAAAAATTAATAAGTAGTTTTAAAAATAATGTAATATCTTCACTGGATGACTTCAACACCAGATATGAAATAAAACTAAAAATAGAAAAAGAATACACAGAACCTGCAGATATAATAAGGGCATTTTTAACAGACGCTAAAGAAAAATTAAATAAACCAATATACTTATTAATAGACGAATATGATCACTTTGCAAATGAACTATTGAGTTTTAACCTTGATTTATTCAAAGATAGCGTAATAAAACATGGATTTGTAAGAAAATTCTACGAAGAAATAAAAAAAGGAACAGAAACAATAATAGAAAGACTATTCATGACAGGTGTAAGTCCAATAATGCTGGACTCATTAACCAGTGGATTTAACGTAACAATGAATATAACATTAGCACCAGAATTCAATGAAATGCTTGGATTCAAAGAAGAAGAAGTAAAAGAATTATTGGAATATTATGACATATATTCAGAAAAATTATTAAAAGAAATGCAGGAAAATTATAATGGATATAGATTTAATAAAGAAGTAAAAGCAAAAGTATATAACCCAGACATGGTATTTTATTTTATAATACAATATGGAAGAACAAAAAAACCACCAGAAAAAATAATAGATGACAACATAATGAGTGATTACAAAAAAGTACAGAATCTATTTAGCTTAGGAGAATTGCTTGGAGTAAAAATAGACAAAGAAGAAACCCAAGAAGAAAGAGAAAAAACAACATCAAAAAAAATAATAGGGCAACTATTAAATGAAATACTATTAACAGGAAAAACAGAATTAACAGAACTCACAACAATGTTCAATCCAGGGAAAAGGATAGAAATAAAAGATATAAAATCATTATTATTCTATCTTGGGTTCATGACATTTGAAAAAAAAGGAATAATAACATATCTAAAAATACCAAATTACTCAATGAAAAAAATATTCTCAGAATACTTCACAGAATACATAGAAGAAAAACTAACAGAATACATAGACCCAGAGCCAATAGAAATAGCAGTAAGAAAAATACTATCAGATGGAGAAATAAAAAGCTTTGCCAAAGAAATAGAAAACCTATTGAGCAAAATGGACAACAGAATATTCATGGGATTAGATGAAAAATACATAAAAGCGATAATGTATAGT
- a CDS encoding HAD family hydrolase, translated as MNIVFDLDGTLVKTENIALPAIRNVLKDLGYNYKINKKEILKYIGYTIDDIFEGLLKTKDKNIINKAIKLLDLYEIDIIKKENIETIFFDGVFGVLETLKKDNHKLFILSNCNIKYMTALLEKGLNKYIDSPHCAEMYDWAEKDYVLNLISNGNKNFIMVGDRHKDIEAAKENGFISIGCAYGFGDEEVKNADYIVHNIKEILPIIDNLK; from the coding sequence ATGAATATAGTTTTTGATCTTGATGGAACACTCGTAAAAACTGAAAATATTGCCTTACCTGCCATTAGAAACGTATTAAAAGATTTAGGTTATAACTATAAGATAAATAAAAAAGAAATATTAAAATATATTGGTTATACAATTGATGATATTTTTGAAGGACTTTTAAAAACTAAAGATAAAAATATTATAAATAAAGCCATTAAATTACTCGATTTATATGAAATTGATATAATTAAAAAGGAAAATATAGAGACTATTTTTTTCGATGGTGTTTTCGGGGTTCTGGAAACATTAAAAAAAGATAATCATAAATTATTCATCCTTTCTAATTGTAATATAAAATATATGACAGCCCTACTTGAAAAAGGGTTGAATAAATATATCGATTCTCCTCATTGTGCTGAAATGTATGATTGGGCAGAAAAAGATTATGTTTTGAACTTAATTTCAAATGGTAATAAGAATTTTATAATGGTTGGTGATAGACACAAGGATATTGAAGCAGCAAAAGAGAATGGTTTTATTTCTATAGGATGTGCCTATGGTTTTGGCGATGAAGAAGTTAAAAATGCGGATTATATCGTTCATAATATTAAAGAGATACTTCCAATTATTGATAATCTAAAATAA
- a CDS encoding penicillin-binding transpeptidase domain-containing protein has product MNESRFKLFITIIFLSFFILISRAMYIQIFHNSKYKKEVEELSTKIITLNPIRGNIYDKNGILLAWNEKIYVIENFNESFSEKDLQLLKNVFSTITDSPETYIDKLIFQKKLNIKLTPANIKQISNIKGIRVSEKYIRKYKDNTIYPIIGYVNSEGVPLYGVEKLYNNILEGKPGYQIVKITPGGRIDKILETVDPIKGKDLYLTIDYNLQKYIYDEMEKYKKPGAVIMSNPNDGSILALVSYPSVEPNLFSSGLSIQDWKKIIYDTKQPLINRAISSVYAPGSVIKPFFALIGLEEGISPEATIVCDGKFELKNSQGNVIAEYYDWNIFGHGVTDLVKSLRVSCNLYYYNLGLNLGIDTMSSYAKLFRLNDKTGIDLTGEINSVFPDRIWKKETFGKDWFIGETVLTSIGQGYMQFTPIGILRLYNILSTKGKYYKFHVLNKYVKNIYEKPVVYEKKLNFTYNINPVYYFNILKGLIEVTTFPGNSSNGGTAYHVFKDFKGLVAGKTGTAEVTGGKSPHSWFAGFMPANNPEVSIVAFVENGGYGSEVAAPIARKALERYLFEKDLGEKNKPSKK; this is encoded by the coding sequence ATGAACGAATCACGCTTTAAATTATTTATTACTATAATATTTTTATCTTTTTTTATTTTGATTTCAAGAGCTATGTATATACAAATTTTTCATAATTCAAAATATAAAAAAGAGGTTGAAGAACTAAGTACAAAAATTATAACTTTGAATCCTATTAGAGGTAATATATATGATAAAAATGGTATTTTATTGGCCTGGAATGAAAAAATATATGTTATTGAAAATTTTAATGAATCTTTTTCTGAAAAAGACCTACAATTATTAAAAAACGTTTTTTCAACTATTACAGATTCGCCAGAAACATATATTGATAAATTAATATTTCAAAAAAAATTAAATATAAAACTAACTCCAGCTAATATAAAACAAATTTCTAATATTAAAGGAATAAGAGTTTCTGAAAAATATATAAGAAAGTATAAAGATAATACAATATATCCTATAATCGGATATGTTAATTCGGAAGGTGTCCCTTTATATGGTGTTGAAAAACTTTATAATAATATACTTGAAGGAAAACCTGGATATCAAATTGTAAAAATTACCCCAGGTGGAAGAATAGATAAAATTTTAGAAACGGTTGATCCAATAAAAGGAAAGGATTTATATCTTACTATTGACTATAATTTACAAAAATATATATACGATGAAATGGAAAAGTATAAAAAACCTGGAGCCGTTATAATGTCAAATCCAAATGATGGAAGTATTTTAGCTCTTGTTAGTTATCCATCTGTTGAACCAAATTTGTTTTCAAGTGGTTTATCAATTCAGGATTGGAAAAAAATCATTTATGATACAAAACAACCATTGATTAATAGAGCTATTTCTTCTGTATATGCGCCTGGATCTGTAATAAAACCATTTTTTGCTTTAATTGGACTTGAGGAAGGTATTTCTCCAGAGGCAACTATTGTTTGTGATGGTAAATTTGAATTGAAAAATTCTCAAGGTAATGTTATTGCTGAGTATTACGATTGGAATATTTTTGGTCATGGTGTTACTGATCTTGTAAAATCATTAAGAGTTTCGTGTAATTTATATTATTATAACCTTGGACTAAATCTCGGAATAGATACAATGAGTTCTTATGCTAAACTATTCAGATTAAATGATAAAACTGGAATAGATTTAACTGGAGAAATTAATTCTGTTTTTCCAGATAGAATATGGAAAAAAGAGACATTTGGAAAGGATTGGTTTATAGGTGAGACAGTTTTAACTTCAATTGGACAGGGATATATGCAATTCACACCTATTGGAATTTTGCGTTTATACAATATTCTTTCAACTAAAGGAAAATATTATAAATTTCATGTTCTAAATAAATATGTAAAAAATATATATGAAAAACCTGTTGTTTATGAAAAAAAACTAAATTTTACGTACAATATTAATCCTGTTTATTATTTTAATATTTTAAAAGGACTTATTGAAGTTACTACATTTCCTGGCAATAGCTCGAACGGTGGAACTGCATACCATGTTTTTAAGGATTTTAAAGGATTGGTGGCAGGAAAAACTGGAACTGCAGAGGTTACTGGTGGAAAATCTCCCCATTCATGGTTTGCAGGATTTATGCCGGCAAATAATCCTGAAGTATCCATTGTTGCTTTTGTTGAAAATGGCGGTTATGGTTCTGAGGTTGCTGCACCAATTGCAAGAAAAGCTCTTGAAAGATATTTGTTTGAAAAAGATTTAGGAGAAAAAAATAAACCTTCTAAGAAATAA